The DNA window AGCAAGGTTTTTTAGAGAAAAAATCCTTATAAAATAAGTTCCGTCCTGATGCAAAATAAAATAATCAGTTACGGCATGAGGATTTGGACCTCTTTCTATTTCTACAGCATAAGGAATTTCTATCTGCGGAAGAGGGTAGTCGTACTTATTATCAAGTTTTATAGTTTGCAGCCTTAAAACTGGGCTTTCAATAGCTTGTTTGCTTAACAGTAAAAAATAAATTTTTTGTCTTACTTTAAAAACAGGTTTTTCCTGCAAAGACTCCAAATCGCTTAAACTTATAGGACTATCGTTCAAAAAAATTGCCACATCTTCTTTGTTACAGGCTGAAAGCAGGATTATAGGTATGAAAAATATTAAAAACAGAAATTTTCGCATTATTGGTCATCACTAAAGTTAAAAAGGACTTGGTTGATTACTTGGAAGAGCCGGTATTCTCTCCTTGAAAAGCTTTGTCTTCTATAATAAGAGGGGGTAGTTCAGTTGTATTGTTTTGATTTACTTGAGGTTCAGCGGGTATGTACTTGTTAATAGCAGTATTTGGATTTTGAACAGAGTTTATTTCCTGAATTTGTTTTTCAGTTTTAGGATTTTTGGACATTACCTGATTTAGTTGCTGTTCTGAAGGAAATGATTTTAAATTCTCGGTCTCTGCTGCTTTTACGTAGTTGCTTTGTTCTGCAGGTAATTTCCCTTTTAATTCTTTAATTTTATATTCGATACCTCTGGCATTTTCATCATTAGGGGATAATGTTAAATATTGTCGATAATTTTGCAATGCTGCTTTATAATTTTGAGCCTGTTCCTCAAGAAGTCCCAGCGCATAGTAAGCATAAGAAAAATCAGGAGTAGAAAAAATTACTTCGTTGTAATATTTTCTGGCTTCTTCAGTTTTTCCCATTTCCGCAAAAGTAAGACCCAGATTGAATTTGGCATTTGAATTTTCGGGCTGTACAGCGAGAGCTTTCTGGTAATATTCAATTGCTTTGTTGTTATTTAATCTATCTTTATGGACATTTCCTGTTTTTATAAGTGTTTCAACGTTTTTGGGGTCAAGTTCAAGAGCTTTGTTGTATTGAACTATAGCTTTGTCAAAATGGTCTGTCTTGTATAAAGAGTCTCCAAGCCCGATATAAGCTTGAACCTCTTTAGGATCAATTTCTATTGCCTTTTGATAAGCTCCCTGTGCTTCTTCAAATTTGTTTGATTGAGCAAGTGCTTTTCCGTAATCAATAAATATTGTTTTGTTTGTATTGTCTTGTACTATTGCTTTTTCATAATTAGAAATCGCTTCATCAGTCCTGCCCATTTTTTGATAGGTATTTGCAAGTCCTGAAAGCGCTTGAAAATCAGAAGGCTTTGACTTAAGAGCTTCATTATAATAAGTAATAGCGCTGTTATAATTTTTATTTAAATTTTGTTGATTTGCTTTTGCGATTAATGCACCTGTATAATTCTGTCTTACCTTGTTGTTATCCTTTAAGGCAAGGGATTTTTTGTACATTTCTATGGCTTTATCCATATCCTGTTTTGAATGATAAGCAAGTCCTGCATCATAATAAAGCTCAGGGTCGTCTTTTTCAATGGTTAAAAGCTCATTATAAAGAGATATCGCTTTGTCATAATGCTTCGCTATATGATAACTTCTTGCAAGATCTTCTTTTATGTCTGTATTATCAGGTTTAAGAGCAAGAGCTTTCTCGAAATTTTGTATAGCCTTATCTGTTTTGTTTTGATGGCTATATAGAAGACCTACGTTATATAAAGCGTTTACGCTGTCAGGAACATCTTTTAAATAATCTTCATAAGATAAAACAGCTTCATCTTCTCTTTTAAGATCGGTTAGAAGTGCTGCAAGATCGTATTTAAGTTGAGAAAGTTTCGGGTTAATTTGTAAAGCGTTTTTAAATTCGTCTACAGCTTTGTCTTTTTGATCTGTATTTATGTAAGCAATAGCTAAATTTGAATGAGCAGAAGGATCTGCAGGATTTTTTTCTATGCCCTGTTTTAAAATTATTATTGCTTTATCATAATTTTTATTTTGGATTAAAGCCTTGCCATAGCTTGTATATTCTTTAAATTCATCCGGCATGTTGCTCATAATAAATTCATATTGAGTTATTGCTTCTTTAGGCTGTTTGTTTTTCATATACATAGAAGCCAGATTTTTTCTGGAATCAGCGTGGGCAGGGTAATAATAGATAAATTTATTGTAATAATCCACCGCACCGTTGGTATCACCCATTAAAGACTTAACATTGGCGATGTTTAAATAATTGAATTTATAATCGGGAAAAATATCCGAAGCCTGCATGTATGATTTAAGGGCGTTTTCGTACTGGTTTTGTTCTTGATAAATATTGCCGATGCTTATGTAAATAAACGAATCAGTCGGATTAAGCTTAGAGGCTTCATTGTATTCTGCTATTGCATCCTGCCAAAACCCAAGTTTGGAAAGAACATCAGCCAGTTTTATATGCAAATCAGGGTCATTGTTTGCATATTCAAGAGCTACTTCCAGTTCTTTTTTCGCACCTTGCATGTCATCGGTTTTGTATAGCATCAAAGCGTTATTATAGTGAAGCATTGCTTGAGGAGACATTGCATAGCATTGATTTGAAGCAAGAAATGCTGCAACAGCACATAGCGAGATGATTTTTATTTTAACCCTATTCATAACCCGTCCCCGAATCATATTTTTTATTACAAATATTTGTTTAGTATTTTTAATAATTATAATACCTTAAAAAGCTGTTTTAAGGAATATTATGAAAAAAGATTCAAAACTTTTTCTGCTATAGGAATATCGGGAAGAGTGAATTTATATTCCAGAAGTTTGTCAGGCAATACCCATTTTGCTTCTTCATGGTCGACCAGCTTTAGTTTTCCGCTTATATATTTTACATTATAAGCAACCAGTTCTATTTTTTTATCACCGCAAAAAAATATGTTTGAATCTATATAATTTATAATTTCCACTTCT is part of the bacterium genome and encodes:
- a CDS encoding tetratricopeptide repeat protein, with the translated sequence MNRVKIKIISLCAVAAFLASNQCYAMSPQAMLHYNNALMLYKTDDMQGAKKELEVALEYANNDPDLHIKLADVLSKLGFWQDAIAEYNEASKLNPTDSFIYISIGNIYQEQNQYENALKSYMQASDIFPDYKFNYLNIANVKSLMGDTNGAVDYYNKFIYYYPAHADSRKNLASMYMKNKQPKEAITQYEFIMSNMPDEFKEYTSYGKALIQNKNYDKAIIILKQGIEKNPADPSAHSNLAIAYINTDQKDKAVDEFKNALQINPKLSQLKYDLAALLTDLKREDEAVLSYEDYLKDVPDSVNALYNVGLLYSHQNKTDKAIQNFEKALALKPDNTDIKEDLARSYHIAKHYDKAISLYNELLTIEKDDPELYYDAGLAYHSKQDMDKAIEMYKKSLALKDNNKVRQNYTGALIAKANQQNLNKNYNSAITYYNEALKSKPSDFQALSGLANTYQKMGRTDEAISNYEKAIVQDNTNKTIFIDYGKALAQSNKFEEAQGAYQKAIEIDPKEVQAYIGLGDSLYKTDHFDKAIVQYNKALELDPKNVETLIKTGNVHKDRLNNNKAIEYYQKALAVQPENSNAKFNLGLTFAEMGKTEEARKYYNEVIFSTPDFSYAYYALGLLEEQAQNYKAALQNYRQYLTLSPNDENARGIEYKIKELKGKLPAEQSNYVKAAETENLKSFPSEQQLNQVMSKNPKTEKQIQEINSVQNPNTAINKYIPAEPQVNQNNTTELPPLIIEDKAFQGENTGSSK
- a CDS encoding (deoxy)nucleoside triphosphate pyrophosphohydrolase, with amino-acid sequence MIQKVTAGVIHKDGKILIARRKSGKCVGANWEFPGGKLEEGETLEECLIRELKEELDIEVEIINYIDSNIFFCGDKKIELVAYNVKYISGKLKLVDHEEAKWVLPDKLLEYKFTLPDIPIAEKVLNLFS